CCGGTATAAGTACCGTGACGCGGGGAGGGACCTGAACCTCCTGCGGACCATGAAAGCGTACTACTACGCTTGCGTCTCCTTCGTCGACCACCAGGTGGGCCGGATCATCGCCACCCTGGAGGAGACGGATCGCCTGAACGACACCATCATCCTGTTCGCCTCCGATCATGGCGAGTTCCTGGGCGACTATGGCTGCTTCGGCAAGCGCAGCATGCTCGATGCCGCCGCCAGAGTGCCCCTGGTCGCCCGCTATCGGGCCCGGTTCTCCCCGGGCCGGTGCTGTGACACACCGGTGAGCCTGGTGGACGTCTTCCCCACTCTCTTGGAGGCCGCCGGCCTAACCGCTGATGGACTTAGCTTGGATGGGGTAGACCTGGCGGAGGTTGCTGCGGGGCGCTATGCCGACCGTACCATCTACAGCCAGTACCAAAGACGCGCTCTGGGCCTTTACATGGCCCTGGACCGGCGCTGGAAGTACTTCTACTCCGTCCCCGACCGGCGTCACTTCCTCTTCGATCGGATCCAGGACCCGCAGGAGACCCGCAACCGCGCTGGCCTGGTGTTCTGCCACGAGGCCCTGGAGGAGATGCGGAGGCGGCTCGTAGGTCGTCTGCGAGAGGATGGGTACAAGGAGCCGCTGGAGGGCGGGAGCTGGAGGGATTACCCCCAGCCCCGGCTGCCCGAAGACCCCGACGAGGGCCTGCTCATCCAGAACGCGGCCTGGGCCGTACCTTACCAGTACATCCCGGGGTATTCCGACTGACATGGCCTGACAGGTTCGTCACCCACCCGGTCTGGGAGACCCACTCCGGCCTACCGTCGGCCCCGGTGTCCAGATCCAAGACGCCGACCTGCCCGCTCCACAGGGTAGGCCCGAACCGGTTGGGGACGGAGTAGGCCAGCCGCGTCCCATCCGGCGACACAGCCACCTCTTCCAGGGTCCAGTAGTACTCCTGGGGTAGCGCCAGCAGACGCCGCTCCCAGCCCGTTCCTACGCCAACCAGCCACAGCTCCTCGTCGCGCTCGACCAGTAAGGAGAAGGGCATTCCCTGGTAGGCTGGCCAGGGCGGCGTGTGCCATGGCTCCTCCCACCCCTCCGCCGCGCTCACACTGAAGATGGTATCTAGGGGGCCAGGGGAACCCCTCGGGAGGGACGAGCCCGCCGCGATGCCAGCGTCTCGCTGTGCCAGCCGGCTGCAGAGCCGGTGCGGCGGAGTCTCGCTCCGGGATTCTCGCACCAGGGCTCGTCCCTACAATACTGGCCTGTCATCGGGCATTGACGCAGCTGGCCAATACGCTACAATATGCCTGACCCGCTTCCCAACCGTTCGTGGTAGCTTGCAGACTTGGGTCATTCCGTCTACGTTCGAGGAGGAAGGAGATGCGCACCAGCAAGTTGTGGAGCCGACGATCTCTCTTGCAGACTGGCGCCCTGATGACCGGGGCCACCGTCCTGGCCGCCTGCGCCGGAGCCACCCCCGCCGCCGTTACTGTGCCCGAGGCTACTGCCGTCCCCGAGGAGAAAGCCCCGGCAGCCGCCGCGGTCAGCG
The nucleotide sequence above comes from Anaerolineae bacterium. Encoded proteins:
- a CDS encoding sulfatase-like hydrolase/transferase; this encodes MGRPNLLLLLTDQQRADALGASGNPVIRTPHLDRLAREGVIFSSAYTPSPVCVSARCSLIYGQYPHRTGCVDNSDPMPDDRPSLMDVLSEAGYRTHGIGKMHFTPDSQALRGFHSREHQEELRARVEDDDYLQFLQAHGFGHVYDPFGQRGEMYYIPQPAQMPAHLHGTQWVGDRAVDFLRRAEASQPFFLFVSFIHPHPPFSPPTPWNKLYRAALMPLPKSTLNDESLHTYANRYQNRYKYRDAGRDLNLLRTMKAYYYACVSFVDHQVGRIIATLEETDRLNDTIILFASDHGEFLGDYGCFGKRSMLDAAARVPLVARYRARFSPGRCCDTPVSLVDVFPTLLEAAGLTADGLSLDGVDLAEVAAGRYADRTIYSQYQRRALGLYMALDRRWKYFYSVPDRRHFLFDRIQDPQETRNRAGLVFCHEALEEMRRRLVGRLREDGYKEPLEGGSWRDYPQPRLPEDPDEGLLIQNAAWAVPYQYIPGYSD